From Sphingomonas hengshuiensis, one genomic window encodes:
- a CDS encoding MFS transporter — MTTASAAPASHRRILFASLVGTSVEFYDFYIYATAAALVFPTLFFPSQDPALQQLLSYASFSVAFFARPLGGLVFGHFGDRMGRKSTLVASLMLMGLSTVLIAFLPGYAVLGWVAPALLCLLRFGQGLGLGGEWGGASLLAVENAPPGWANRYGAFPPMGAPVGFIFANGFFLILGALLTDEQFREWGWRLPFLASALLVALGLWVRVTLTETPAFVEAQHAAPPPKVPLGELLRAHWLPTIAGTVGTVACFALFYISTVFVIGYGTKTLGYGRETFLAIELAAILFMAAGIVAAVVLADRTSAARVLVLGCIATLPVGMAMAALVTANALLGVFAWLALALFVMGFVYGPLGGWLPSLFPARVRYTGVSVTFNLGGIIGGGLTPFIAETLVKQGGLWLVGAYLAGAGALSLAGLALTRRR, encoded by the coding sequence ATGACCACAGCAAGCGCCGCACCGGCATCGCACCGCCGCATCCTGTTCGCCAGCCTGGTGGGCACGTCGGTCGAGTTTTACGATTTCTATATCTACGCGACTGCCGCCGCGCTCGTGTTCCCGACGCTCTTCTTCCCTTCGCAGGACCCCGCGCTCCAGCAGCTTTTGTCCTATGCCAGCTTCAGCGTCGCCTTTTTCGCGCGGCCGCTGGGCGGGCTGGTGTTCGGCCATTTCGGCGACCGGATGGGGCGCAAGTCGACCCTGGTCGCGTCGCTGATGCTGATGGGGCTCTCGACGGTGCTCATCGCGTTCCTGCCGGGCTACGCGGTGCTTGGCTGGGTCGCGCCCGCTTTGCTGTGCCTGTTGCGCTTCGGGCAGGGGCTGGGGCTGGGCGGCGAATGGGGCGGGGCGTCGCTGCTCGCGGTCGAGAATGCGCCGCCGGGATGGGCCAATCGCTACGGCGCCTTCCCGCCGATGGGCGCGCCGGTCGGTTTCATCTTCGCCAATGGCTTTTTCCTGATCCTCGGCGCGCTGCTCACCGACGAGCAGTTTCGCGAATGGGGCTGGCGGCTGCCCTTCCTCGCCAGCGCGCTGCTCGTCGCGCTCGGGCTGTGGGTGCGCGTGACGCTCACCGAGACCCCCGCCTTCGTCGAGGCGCAACATGCCGCGCCGCCGCCCAAAGTGCCGCTGGGCGAGTTGCTCCGCGCGCATTGGCTGCCGACGATCGCCGGCACGGTGGGGACCGTGGCGTGTTTCGCGCTGTTCTACATCTCGACGGTGTTCGTGATCGGCTATGGGACCAAGACGCTGGGCTATGGCCGCGAGACCTTCCTCGCGATCGAGCTGGCGGCAATCCTGTTCATGGCGGCGGGGATCGTCGCCGCAGTCGTGCTGGCCGATCGGACCAGCGCCGCGCGCGTGCTGGTGCTCGGGTGCATCGCGACGCTGCCCGTGGGCATGGCGATGGCGGCGCTGGTCACCGCCAACGCGCTGCTCGGCGTTTTCGCATGGCTGGCGCTGGCGCTGTTCGTGATGGGGTTCGTCTATGGCCCGCTTGGCGGCTGGCTGCCCAGCCTGTTCCCGGCGCGGGTGCGCTATACCGGCGTGTCGGTGACGTTCAACCTGGGCGGGATCATCGGCGGCGGGCTGACGCCGTTCATCGCGGAGACGCTGGTGAAGCAGGGCGGGCTCTGGCTGGTCGGCGCCTATCTGGCGGGCGCGGGGGCGCTAAGCCTGGCGGGGCTGGCGCTGACTCGGCGCAGATAG
- a CDS encoding aspartyl protease family protein, with protein MRISRRGIMAGGAAVVAAAVPVSRALAAGRPPIVNSIALEKGRVWIAALIEGKGPHFFLIDTGSALSFITDDFAKSIGLEKTKGQPRYGIGGGVSDYGWYIAKEVRLASGTRFADMVFAGARSIDGEGVGGFGSGMFTSYDSDFDFVKGEWRVYPDGRGDFAGLKKLPSHFTKERIAPRIEIDVSIDGFATELVLDTGASMDALLSGRAAARSGLWDDSKPYAPTQAKGFGREGIPSRYVRGTTLSVGEFTFERPLVMVNAPGTVSRQNGLLGLGVLQRLNLTTQASSGTVWAARNGVTKGWNSYPLSGLWLDQRKDGGATIADVGTGSPAAAAGLKKGDVVTGAFPELLRAIAGGPGKQVTLTVASGGGAPRAVQYTLAPWL; from the coding sequence ATGCGAATCAGCAGGCGCGGTATCATGGCAGGGGGCGCTGCGGTCGTCGCGGCAGCGGTTCCGGTGTCGCGCGCACTGGCGGCGGGGCGTCCGCCGATCGTCAACAGCATCGCGCTCGAAAAGGGCCGCGTGTGGATCGCCGCGCTGATCGAAGGCAAGGGGCCGCATTTCTTCCTGATCGACACCGGCAGCGCGCTGAGCTTCATAACCGATGACTTCGCCAAGTCGATCGGACTGGAAAAGACCAAGGGCCAGCCGCGCTACGGGATCGGCGGCGGCGTCAGCGATTATGGCTGGTACATCGCCAAGGAAGTCCGGCTGGCCAGCGGGACGCGCTTTGCCGACATGGTCTTCGCCGGCGCGCGCTCGATCGATGGCGAGGGCGTCGGCGGCTTTGGCTCGGGCATGTTCACCAGCTATGACAGCGACTTCGACTTCGTGAAGGGCGAGTGGCGGGTCTATCCCGACGGGCGGGGCGACTTTGCCGGGCTGAAGAAGCTCCCGTCGCATTTCACCAAGGAACGGATCGCGCCGCGGATCGAAATCGACGTGTCGATCGACGGCTTCGCGACCGAATTGGTGCTCGATACCGGCGCGTCGATGGATGCGCTGCTGTCGGGCCGCGCGGCGGCGCGCAGCGGGTTGTGGGACGACAGCAAGCCCTATGCCCCGACCCAGGCCAAGGGGTTCGGGCGCGAGGGCATCCCGTCGCGCTATGTGCGCGGCACGACGCTGAGCGTGGGCGAGTTCACGTTCGAGCGCCCGCTGGTCATGGTCAACGCGCCGGGCACGGTTTCCCGCCAGAATGGCCTGCTGGGGCTGGGCGTCCTCCAGCGGCTGAATCTAACGACCCAGGCGTCGAGCGGGACGGTGTGGGCGGCGCGCAACGGCGTGACCAAGGGATGGAATAGCTACCCATTGTCGGGGCTGTGGCTGGACCAGCGCAAGGACGGCGGCGCGACGATCGCCGATGTCGGCACCGGGAGCCCCGCGGCGGCGGCGGGGCTGAAAAAGGGCGATGTGGTCACCGGCGCCTTCCCCGAACTGCTCCGCGCGATCGCGGGCGGGCCGGGCAAGCAGGTGACGCTGACCGTCGCGAGCGGCGGCGGCGCGCCGCGCGCGGTGCAATATACGCTGGCGCCCTGGCTATAG
- the rsmD gene encoding 16S rRNA (guanine(966)-N(2))-methyltransferase RsmD — translation MRIISGTWRGRPLIAPKGEVTRPTADRMREALFSMLTSRLGSFEGLAVADLFAGSGALGLEALSRGAATCLFVEQDRAAIDALKANIAKLGATGADVRPTSVLALGAAPKPLDVILMDPPYGTGAGAVALDKLGRLGWVGPATWISIETAKAEELDIAGYVADATRVHGKARLTLLRPA, via the coding sequence ATGCGCATCATCTCCGGCACCTGGCGCGGCCGTCCGCTCATCGCGCCAAAGGGCGAGGTCACGCGCCCCACGGCGGATCGCATGCGCGAGGCGCTGTTCTCGATGCTCACCAGCCGGCTGGGCAGTTTCGAGGGGCTCGCCGTCGCCGATCTGTTCGCCGGGTCGGGCGCGCTGGGGCTGGAAGCATTGTCGCGCGGTGCCGCGACCTGCCTGTTCGTCGAGCAGGACCGCGCCGCGATCGACGCGCTCAAGGCCAATATCGCCAAGCTGGGCGCGACCGGCGCCGATGTCCGCCCGACCTCGGTGCTGGCGCTCGGCGCGGCGCCCAAGCCGCTCGACGTCATCCTGATGGACCCGCCCTATGGCACCGGCGCGGGCGCCGTCGCGCTCGACAAGCTGGGACGGCTCGGCTGGGTCGGCCCCGCGACCTGGATCAGCATCGAGACGGCCAAGGCCGAGGAACTCGACATCGCGGGCTATGTCGCCGACGCCACCCGCGTCCACGGCAAGGCCCGGCTGACCCTGCTCCGCCCGGCCTGA
- a CDS encoding pseudouridine synthase, translating to MSPTSPPETQRIAKLLARAGIASRREIERMIAEGRIALNGVPLDTPATLLASLDGVTVDGDPVAAPAPARLFRYHKPAGLLTAERDFTGRPTIYDNLPPGLPRVMPVGRLDLNTEGLLLLTTDGELKRALELPSVGVERSYRARAYGQVSQEQLEDLMLGIEIEGVRYGSINANIERRTGANLWIEMTLTEGKNREVRRVLEHLGLQVSRLIRTRYGPFYLGDLPPGDVDEIRQSDLTTFRTVLAKPGGGKAASNLQFSVRARVAEPRPRADSDAPQRARANAVEPERPRSRPAAPAAPRPRPAPVAERPREEGPPPGAARGRGRTLPPGTERPPRDSERPRRDAPQPRRDADQPRRDAPQPRRDAPGPGVRARPVRPGDDRPRRDGPAAAPRTRPDQREAARPERTPRAPQFTPRQTPGAKPYAPRETAGDVAKPARAARARAHRDTLEPRAGEIADRPRTTRPPRSGPPGTGPKPKPGGKPRSGGPADGRGRPARPPRPTRTRK from the coding sequence GTGTCCCCAACCAGCCCCCCCGAAACCCAGCGCATCGCAAAGCTGCTCGCCCGTGCCGGAATCGCGTCGCGTCGTGAGATCGAGCGCATGATTGCCGAGGGGCGTATCGCCCTGAACGGCGTCCCTCTAGATACCCCGGCGACGTTGCTGGCCTCGCTCGACGGCGTGACCGTCGACGGCGATCCGGTCGCGGCCCCGGCCCCGGCCCGGCTGTTCCGCTATCACAAGCCCGCCGGGCTGCTGACGGCGGAGCGCGACTTTACCGGGCGCCCGACGATCTACGACAATCTGCCGCCGGGCCTCCCGCGCGTCATGCCCGTCGGCCGGCTCGACCTGAACACCGAGGGGCTGTTGCTCCTCACCACCGATGGCGAGCTGAAGCGCGCGCTCGAACTGCCCTCGGTCGGAGTCGAGCGCAGCTATCGCGCCCGCGCTTACGGCCAGGTCAGCCAGGAGCAGCTCGAAGACCTGATGCTCGGCATCGAGATCGAGGGCGTGCGCTACGGATCGATCAACGCCAATATCGAACGGCGCACGGGCGCGAACCTGTGGATCGAAATGACGCTGACCGAGGGCAAGAACCGCGAAGTGCGGCGCGTGCTCGAACATCTCGGGCTCCAGGTCAGCCGGCTGATCCGCACCCGCTATGGCCCCTTCTACCTGGGCGACCTGCCGCCGGGCGATGTCGACGAGATCCGCCAGAGCGACCTCACCACCTTCCGCACCGTGCTGGCGAAGCCGGGCGGCGGCAAGGCGGCGTCGAACCTGCAATTCTCGGTCCGTGCCCGCGTGGCCGAGCCGCGCCCACGTGCCGACTCCGACGCGCCGCAGCGCGCCCGCGCCAATGCCGTCGAGCCCGAGCGTCCGCGCTCGCGGCCTGCGGCACCCGCCGCCCCGCGCCCCCGCCCCGCACCCGTGGCCGAGCGTCCTCGGGAGGAAGGCCCGCCCCCCGGCGCCGCGCGCGGGCGTGGCCGCACCCTGCCGCCAGGAACCGAACGGCCTCCCCGCGACAGCGAACGGCCCCGCCGTGATGCGCCCCAGCCCCGCAGGGACGCCGATCAGCCTCGCCGGGACGCGCCACAGCCTCGCCGCGACGCCCCTGGCCCCGGCGTCCGCGCGCGCCCGGTTCGGCCTGGGGATGATCGCCCGCGCCGCGACGGCCCCGCCGCCGCGCCCCGCACCCGGCCCGACCAGCGCGAGGCGGCGCGTCCCGAGCGTACGCCCCGCGCGCCGCAGTTCACGCCGCGCCAGACCCCCGGCGCCAAGCCCTATGCCCCGCGCGAGACCGCCGGCGACGTCGCCAAGCCCGCCCGCGCTGCCCGCGCCCGCGCGCACCGCGATACGCTGGAGCCGCGCGCCGGCGAGATCGCCGATCGTCCGCGCACGACGCGTCCCCCGCGAAGCGGTCCGCCCGGCACCGGCCCCAAGCCGAAACCCGGCGGCAAGCCGCGCAGCGGCGGTCCCGCCGATGGTCGCGGGCGCCCCGCGCGTCCTCCCCGCCCAACCCGGACCCGTAAATAA